The Ursus arctos isolate Adak ecotype North America unplaced genomic scaffold, UrsArc2.0 scaffold_25, whole genome shotgun sequence DNA segment GGCTTGTTGAGGGAAGATGGGGAGGCATGTGGAGGGCCAAGCATGGAGAACATTCTAGCAAATGCAGGACCCCTTCTCTGAAGAGCAGCCACCGAAGAGGCAAGCCCCTTCTTTCCCAGCGCTGGCCCATTAAGTCAAGGTGGGCTCGGGGGCCAACCGCACCCAGGAGAAGCCTGATGAGTGCCCCAGGCTGGAGTCTGAGAGAGGAACCTCGGTCCCTCCTGCTCAGGAGAGTCGTggggctcagcagggggcctgagCTGGGCTGGAGCCTCACCCACCAGACAGACCTTCCCGACTCTCCTTGCAGTTGTGGCTGCACGAGCCTCAGTCCTTGTGTGGGCCCCTTGGTTGGGCTCCAGGTCTTGACCAGGGTCCTTCTGCATGTGTCCCAGGAAAGCTGCTCTCTGGTCATGCCTCTGGCCACACAAAAACACCTGTGCTCAGCTTTAAAGAGAGGGGCAAATGACAGGGACCACCATCCCTGAAGCTTGGACAGAGAGAGGGCAATGGGCAGGGGGACGAGCGTGCCCCATTCTGAGGACGGTCAGACTTCGGCTTGTGGAGGAAGCCAGAGCCAGCCCGGGCCACACCACGACACAGGACCTTGGGGAACGGCCTCTGTAGACCCAGAGCCTGGCTTAAATGTGCCCTGGAGGTGGCACCCCAGCCACTGAAGGCAGCGTAGTGTGGCAGAAAGAGGCTGGCTGTACAGCCCAAGGGTCCAGCCTCAAATACCAGCTTGTCACTTTCatgctgtgtggcctcaggcaagttactcTGCTCCTCTGAGCTTCTGGTTCCATATGTATTGGAGCAACGATGCTGTAAGGTGATCGTACAGATAAAACAGGTGCATGGGGGTCTAGCACGGTGCCTGGACACAATGCTCGGACGGTGCCTCCTGCCCGTTACCTAACATCCAAGACAGGGCCCAGCTGAGTACAGCAGGAGGGACAGCACAGCACACCCTCTGGCTGCAAATCTGCCCTTTACCCTTCATTGGACGTCCACGTGCACGTCTATCCTCGCTGTTACCTAAGTGATGGTGGAAAAAACCAGATCCAAACATCATAGGAGACTGGGATGGAGTGACCCCGAATGCAGACTTTGGACAAGATGGCCCCTAGGCTCCAGGCTGTGTCTGTGGCCCTAACTAAAGAGGGAGAAATCCTTGAAAGTTGAATTTAACTGGCATTTACACCAGGGGAAAAGAAAGCCTTCAGGGGGGAGACCCCCATGCCCAGAATTATCCAGAGAACCCCCGGCCTGCCAGGGCTGCCCTAGATACTCAGAGCGGGGACCACACACTCTGCTCCTCCACGGTCACAGCACACAGAATCTTCTAGAGCTCCCACTGCCGTCGTCACAGGGCATTTGGAGAACAGGAGCCGCCACCTGCCTCTCTACGGGGCTCCTTTGGGGATGTGGGGTCAGAAGGTAAGGACTCAGAATATCTGGGCTGCAGTGACTCCCCCCCCAAGACACCAAGCAGCGCCttggctcctccccaccccggctCTGGACCTCCTCCTTGGGTTCTCAGGAAAACACCTGTCTCAGAAAGCCACTGCTCATGGGGCACGCGTGGGGGCTTGAGACCGGGAAGCGTTCGCTCGAGAAGCAGCTGGGATGATGGGTGTGCAATGGCTgaccccccagcccagcccccctgACCTGGTCCTGCTGAGAGCACGGCCCTGTCAGTGATTCCAGAAGGAGCCCACGCAGAAGGTCCCccatcccttctccctctctgcgaAGGTCACGCCAGCTCTGCACTCTCGACCTCCACCTGAGCCGAAGCCTTTGTGGGTTTACGCATGGCCGCACAGACAGATGTGGCTGATAGGAGCTGGTGGCCGTCTGCGGACGCTGTCTGGAGGTCAGGCTGGTAATCCTGTTATCACAGCAGCTCAGCGCCAACCTCGCAGACGAGTGGCTGCCTCTGGACAATGAAGATGTCCCTTTGCCTGTCATCAGGAGCAGCCATGTCTCCTGAGACCACGGGGACACAATCAGCCTTTTTGCAATTGTCCCCAAACAGCACCAGGGCTTCCCACCCAGTCTTTTAAGTTTCCCCACCACAGAGGGAAAGTTTAGACCCCTTATGTTCTTTTGCACAGCACGGGGAGAAAGCAAGGAGATAGCCACTCCTGGCCTGCAAGCGAGGGAGCGTGCCTGTGAGCCTCTCCCACTCTGCTCGGCACAGGGGAGctatctgggggaggggggtaccCTGCAGGCACCTTTCCTAAGGACAGAAGAGTGAGTCCTTCTCCATGCTACCCCTCTCCCCCAGTGTGTCCCATCCTGTGCTAGTCTGCACGGGAGGCTCCCTTCCTTGCCAGACCCCCGAGCCACTGACTCGGAGGACGGTTAAGGAGGCTGACGCGGACAGAGCACATTCACGCCTGCAAGAGAACACGGGAGCAGGACCCGGTGTAAAATGCAGGTGTGTGAGCACGCTGCCCCCGCCCCGCTGCGCCTGCCCCGCTGCCCCCGCCCCGCTGCGCCTGCcccgctgcccccgcccccacccctggcacacAGCTTCCAGACCCGCTGGGCATTCTCCCCGAGAGCAGCTGAGAAGCAGGGATTTGCTTAAGAGAGTGCTTCATCCGGCCGAGACAGCCCCAGGCTGAGTCAGGAAACGTCCCTCCTGCCCTGTGATCACGGGCAAATCGTGCCTCTCTCCCCCAGCTGTCAGAAGATCAGGTGGGCGTGAGCCTGTCATCTCTAAATCCCGAGATTCCTCGGAGAGTAAAGAGCATCTTCCGGCGGCTGGTCTGAAGACTTGACCACCTGGCAGGTCTACGGTTTAAAGGTGCTGCTTctctcttgaaaaagaagagcaagtcTGTCCGGCAGAGAACCCCCCACCCATGGACATCTCACCCCGTCACAGTCATCCCCCTGTCCTTGGATTTCCTGATGCATCTGGGTCTCAAAAGGGGCCAAGTGTCTGGTGACAAAGGTGCCCTGTCCAAGTCAAACGAGGAACGTTCTATGGCCCAGGTCACCAGCACCGCATTCCAAAGGGCTGAGTGGGAGACCAAGGCTGGGCTGGGAACACTCCAGTTTTGAGGGCTGCTCTTGCCCGGCACCCCACACCCCAGGTGTGGTAAGTTGGAATAAAAACAAGACACATACGTGATTATTTACCGCCAGGAAGCGATCGTCCCACCACGTCCATATTTCACACCTAACCGGCTGTTTCCTCTCATCTTACGTTCTTGGAATACAGTTTCAAAATTCCCCAATTTGCTCCTCGCGAAGGCTTGGCCGCATCACGCCACGAGGGGCTGGAAGCTCACACTCCCATGTTTTCTGGATCAGCTTGACCACAGCACAGAACACTGGAAATCAGGGCTGCTTGGGGGGAATTCCTGATGCCTGGTCGCTGTCCCTGGAGAGGCCGTGGGCGCGTGGTCAGAACTCCTGGTTCCAGGAGGTGGGCAGCGCCAAAGGCCAACAGTGCCGGTGCCCCGAGGCTGTGAGCCCAGCGCGCCTGAGCCAGCCTGGAGCTCACGGGCGCCCCAAACCTCAGAAGGTGAAGGCATACACCACCCCAACCACCACAATGTTCCCCAGTGTCGCTATGATGGCAATCCAGAGCAAGACCGCGTCGTTGGAGGACCGCGGAGGCTCTTCCAGCTGGCCCTGGCCGTTGGAGGCCGCATGGACGTTGGTGGAGGAGTTAAAGAGGGAGTACTCCGTGCTGAAGTCCTCGTTGGGCGAGTCCATGAAGGCGCCTCCCATCATGGGCAGCtgcggagagggagagagagaattaaccTGGGCGCATGGGGCCTCGGGAGGAATCGCCTTCCAGAGGGACATCTGCAGGGTCAAGCAAccccgtgtgcacacacagcaTGGCAGGGGGCTCTCCTTCTATTTGTTACCACGGACAGTGCCGACTTTAAGCTACACAAGTTAGTGGAGACGGCAATGCTCCGAGGCAGACACcctgatgcccattttgcagatggagacaTTAAGGCACACGGCTCATCCACAGCTGCGGGCCATCACAGAGACCTACAGACCCCCTCTGTAAGCCATGCCAGCATGGGTTGTAAAatgtcttcctccttcttctctttgtaAAGTCATGAAGCTCAGCACAGAACGTtaagaaatagaggaaaaagaaaaagtgagaatcAGCCTCGCTGCTTTAGGATAATCACTGTTAACAaggtgatatttttcttttgcaccTTTTTTCaacgtgagtgtgtgtgagagagacagagagaaaacatgTTTAAACATGTGGTTTTATATAAACTTTGGTATAAAAATGCCATCAAAACACCATTTTACCCATTGTAGACTATTTTACCACAAATAAAACCCCAATTTAACCACCCCCCTACAATTGGAGGTTCAGGAATTTTATattcttccttttataaataatgcagtcagaatggctaaaattaacaagtcaggaaatgacggatgttggcgaggatgtggaggaaggagaaaccctcctacactgttggtgggaatgcaaactggtgcagccactctggaaaacagcatggagcgtcctcaaaaagttaaaaatagagccaccctacgacccagcaatcgctctactgggtatttacccgaaggatacaaacatagtgatttgaaggggcacctgcacctcaatgttcatagcagccatgtccacaatagccaaactatggaaagagcccagatgtccattgacaggtgaatggataaagaagatgtggtcgttatatacaatggaatattgctcagccatcaaaaaatgaaatcttgccatttgcaatgacgtgaatggaactagagggtagtATGCTAAACTAAATAACTCAGTtagagaaagactattatcatatgatctcaccgATACGAATTTAAGAAACAACGCAGAGGATCATAGgcgaagggagaaaaaaatgaaacaagacgaaaccagagagggagacaaaccataagagacttttaatcttgggaaacaaactgcaggttgctggaggggagggaggtggggggatggggaggctgggtgacggcattggggagggtatgtgtcgtggtgagcactgggtgttgtgtaagactggtgaaccacagacctgtacccctgaaacaagtaATGCATATTATTATGttcttatgttaaaaaaaaacaaaaccacacacagatAAACATCCTATTCCTACATTCGGGCGTACATA contains these protein-coding regions:
- the CUNH14orf132 gene encoding uncharacterized protein C14orf132 homolog, coding for MDLSFMAAQLPMMGGAFMDSPNEDFSTEYSLFNSSTNVHAASNGQGQLEEPPRSSNDAVLLWIAIIATLGNIVVVGVVYAFTF